A genomic region of Cannabis sativa cultivar Pink pepper isolate KNU-18-1 chromosome 1, ASM2916894v1, whole genome shotgun sequence contains the following coding sequences:
- the LOC115704118 gene encoding serpin-ZX-like: MEFCTQIAAQLILDEMKKNESSAKNVVMSPLSINLMLNMVAAGAEGNTLEQFLKFLGSQGIEDLNQKSSVMMSLLRYSSGSKASTPSHVPTIHQKKRQKRQKQKQPLFSVANALWVHNQFQLIPSFRKITKTIYKAKVKNVDLMREGDKVREDVNLWVEKETRGLIKQLLSKGVNLAPPLCLANAIYFKGSWEDPFMVSKTRDKEFHIFNRETIQVPSMNSHNVSHDYASLDDFKVLKLPYESVIGECGKQIQLSMYLLLPHDPYGLQDMVEKFNLDTKLLAPESLNDHLRKVKLSRVLIPKMKFSYNVDAKELVKKKGLTLAFNEVDADFSKMVYSQSPGSNDFIQAMLQKCCIEVNEDGTEAAAATFFCPRSKPPRNKPPQIITFVADHPFIVRHLYV, encoded by the exons ATGGAGTTTTGCACTCAAATTGCAGCACAATTAATTCTTGACGAGATGAAAAAGAATGAGAGTAGTGCTAAAAACGTTGTAATGTCTCCTCTCTCAATAAATTTGATGCTGAATATGGTGGCTGCTGGCGCTGAAGGTAACACATTAGAGCAGTTCTTGAAATTTCTGGGTTCACAAGGAATCGAGGATTTGAACCAAAAATCTTCTGTTATGATGTCTCTTCTCCGCTACTCCTCTGGCTCTAAGGCCTCCACCCCTTCCCATGTCCCCACAATTCACCAAAAAAAACGTCAGAAgagacaaaaacaaaaacaacctCTTTTTTCAGTTGCAAACGCCTTATGGGTTCATAATCAATTCCAGTTAATTCCATCTTTCAGAAAAATCACGAAAACAATCTATAAGGCAAAAGTGAAAAATGTTGACCTTATGCGCGAG GGTGATAAAGTCAGGGAAGATGTGAACCTATGGGTGGAAAAGGAGACAAGAGGTCTCATTAAACAACTTTTGTCCAAGGGTGTAAATTTGGCACCCCCACTTTGTCTTGCTAATGCAATATATTTCAAGGGATCATGGGAAGATCCTTTTATGGTCTCTAAGACTCGAGATAAAGAGTTTCACATTTTTAACAGAGAAACAATCCAAGTACCTTCCATGAATAGTCATAATGTTTCTCACGACTATGCATCCCTTGATGATTTCAAGGTTCTCAAACTCCCATATGAAAGCGTAATTGGTGAATGTGGGAAACAAATACAATTGTCTATGTACTTGCTTCTTCCTCATGATCCGTATGGATTACAAGATATGGTGGAAAAGTTCAATTTGGATACGAAATTGTTGGCGCCTGAGAGTCTTAATGATCATCTAAGGAAGGTGAAACTTTCTCGTGTGTTGATTCCCAAGATGAAATTCTCATATAATGTGGATGCTAAggagttagttaagaaaaaggGATTAACTTTGGCTTTCAATGAGGTTGATGCAGATTTCTCAAAAATGGTTTACTCTCAGTCTCCTGGTTCTAATGATTTTATACAGGCTATGCTTCAAAAGTGTTGTATCGAAGTGAATGAAGATGGGACAGAGGCTGCTGCTGCCACCTTTTTTTGTCCGAGGAGCAAGCCTCCTCGGAACAAGCCTCCTCAAATTATTACCTTTGTTGCTGACCATCCATTcattgttagacatttatatgtataa
- the LOC115705113 gene encoding serpin-ZXA — protein sequence MEFCTQIATQSILNEMNKNVSSAENVLMSPISICLMLNVLAAGAGGKTLEQLLKFLGSNGIEDLNQKSSLMMSLLHSSSAPPKHPMGFFPTFPHNTEQKQLQQLQQQQPLFSVANAILVDKQYQLIPSFKEITETIYKAKVENVDLKFEADKVRENVNLWVEKETRGLIKEILPKTVELAPPLSLANALYFRGSWEDPFMAWKTKHKKFHILNREIIDVPFLNSYDVYRSYASLDDFKVLKLPYERGIGDDGKPLQFSMYLLLPHDTYGLQDMVKKFNSDPKLLAPKSLNNHLRKVELSRVSIPKMKFSYGVDVKELLEDQGLTLPFSVNADFSNMVNVNPVTNVYVNIMVHKSCIEVNEEGTEAAAATFARIAFGFDPDCEPTPVSTFVADHPFMFMIVEEFTNLVVSTGAVLDPQN from the exons ATGGAGTTTTGCACCCAAATTGCAACACAATCAATTCTTAACGAGATGAATAAGAATGTGAGCAGTGCTGAAAACGTTTTAATGTCTCCTATATCAATATGCTTGATGCTGAATGTATTGGCTGCTGGAGCTGGAGGAAAGACATTAGAGCAGTTGTTGAAGTTTCTTGGTTCAAATGGAATCGAAGATTTGAACCAAAAATCTTCTCTGATGATGTCTCTACTCCACTCCTCCTCTGCTCCTCCAAAGCATCCCATGGGCTTCTTCCCCACATTTCCCCACAACACAGAACAAAAACAACTTCAACAacttcaacaacaacaacctctTTTTTCTGTTGCAAACGCTATACTGGTTGATAAACAATACCAGCTAATTCCATCTTTCAAAGAAATTACGGAAACAATCTATAAGGCAAAAGTGGAAAATGTCGACCTTAAATTTGAG GCTGATAAAGTTAGAGAAAATGTGAACTTATGGGTGGAAAAGGAGACAAGAGGTCTCATCAAAGAAATTTTGCCAAAGACTGTAGAATTGGCTCCCCCACTTTCTCTTGCTAATGCTTTATATTTCAGGGGATCATGGGAAGATCCTTTTATGGCCTGGAAGACTAAACATAAGAAGTTTCACATTCTTAACAGAGAAATAATCGATGTACCTTTCTTGAATAGTTATGATGTTTATCGCTCCTATGCATCCCTTGATGATTTCAAGGTTCTCAAACTCCCATATGAAAGAGGAATAGGTGATGATGGAAAGCCATTACAATTCTCTATGTACTTGCTTCTTCCTCATGATACGTACGGATTACAAGATATGGTGAAAAAGTTCAATTCAGATCCGAAACTGTTGGCGCCCAAGAGTCTTAATAATCATCTAAGGAAGGTGGAACTTTCTCGTGTGTCAATTCCCAAGATGAAATTCTCTTATGGTGTTGATGTTAAGGAGTTACTTGAGGATCAAGGGTTAACTTTGCCTTTCAGTGTGAATGCAGATTTCTCAAACATGGTTAATGTCAATCCTGTTACTAATGTTTATGTAAACATTATGGTTCACAAGTCTTGTATCGAAGTGAATGAAGAAGGGACAGAGGCTGCTGCAGCCACTTTTGCTAGAATCGCATTCGGTTTTGATCCAGATTGTGAGCCTACTCCAGTTTCTACCTTTGTTGCTGACCATCCATTCATGTTTATGATTGTTGAAGAGTTTACAAACCTCGTTGTTTCCACCGGGGCAGTTCTTGATCCACAAAACTAG